The following coding sequences lie in one Sedimentibacter sp. MB35-C1 genomic window:
- a CDS encoding glutamate synthase-related protein has protein sequence MKTNLFYPDYEIIRDDNKCISCKICINQCSNDVHVYNEKLNKITADNRKCVNCHRCVATCPVTALKIVKTDHAFKINNNWNETAIEEIYKQAESGGVLLSSMGTPSKYPVYWDKILINASQVTNPSIDSLREPMETKVFLGKKPDKILRDKNGNIKTDMEPQLELSVPILFSAMSYGSISYNAHECLARASEKLGILYNTGEGGLHKNLYKYGGNTIVQVASGRFGVHKEYLEIGAAIEIKMGQGAKPGIGGHLPGSKIVGDISNTRMIPEGNAAISPAPHHDIYSIEDLRQLIYSLKEATDYKKPIIVKVAAVHNISAIASGIARSGADIIAIDGFRGGTGAAPTRIRDNVGIPIELALACVDQRLREEGIRGNISILASGSIRNSSDIVKAIALGADAVYAATAPMIAMGCHVCRSCHLGNCNWGIATQNPELVKRLDIDEGSQRLYNLISAWKSEIKEMMGGMGINSIEALKGNRLMLRGIGLNEKELEILGIKHAGE, from the coding sequence ATGAAAACAAATTTATTCTACCCTGATTATGAAATCATAAGAGATGATAACAAATGCATAAGCTGTAAAATCTGCATAAACCAGTGTTCAAATGATGTGCACGTATATAACGAAAAACTAAATAAAATAACCGCTGACAACAGAAAATGCGTAAACTGTCACAGATGTGTCGCCACGTGTCCTGTCACAGCATTAAAAATAGTGAAAACTGATCATGCGTTCAAAATTAACAACAACTGGAACGAAACTGCAATTGAAGAAATATATAAGCAAGCTGAAAGCGGTGGTGTACTGTTATCTTCTATGGGAACTCCGAGCAAATACCCTGTTTATTGGGATAAGATCTTAATAAATGCTTCACAAGTAACAAATCCTTCAATAGATTCACTTAGAGAACCGATGGAAACAAAAGTTTTTCTTGGTAAAAAACCGGATAAAATATTGAGAGATAAAAACGGAAACATAAAAACAGATATGGAACCTCAGCTTGAACTTTCTGTTCCCATACTATTTAGTGCAATGTCCTACGGTTCCATAAGCTACAATGCCCATGAATGTCTTGCAAGGGCATCTGAAAAATTAGGAATACTTTATAACACAGGCGAAGGAGGTCTTCATAAAAATCTATACAAATACGGCGGCAATACAATTGTGCAGGTTGCCTCCGGGCGTTTTGGAGTTCATAAAGAATACCTTGAAATCGGAGCCGCCATAGAAATTAAAATGGGTCAGGGAGCAAAACCCGGTATAGGCGGACATCTGCCCGGTTCCAAAATAGTGGGTGATATTTCAAATACAAGAATGATACCGGAAGGAAATGCCGCCATATCGCCAGCGCCGCACCATGACATTTATTCTATAGAAGATTTAAGACAATTAATCTATTCTTTAAAGGAAGCAACTGATTATAAAAAACCAATTATAGTAAAGGTAGCTGCAGTTCACAACATATCTGCTATTGCAAGCGGTATCGCCCGCTCAGGTGCAGATATTATTGCAATAGACGGCTTCAGGGGAGGAACGGGAGCTGCCCCCACAAGAATAAGGGATAATGTGGGGATACCAATTGAACTTGCACTGGCATGCGTGGATCAGAGACTCAGAGAGGAAGGAATACGCGGAAATATTTCAATTTTGGCAAGCGGAAGCATTCGAAACAGCTCTGATATTGTAAAGGCAATTGCCCTTGGAGCAGATGCTGTATATGCAGCCACAGCTCCTATGATAGCAATGGGGTGCCACGTATGCAGAAGCTGTCATTTAGGAAACTGTAACTGGGGTATAGCCACACAGAACCCGGAGCTTGTTAAAAGACTTGATATAGATGAAGGCAGTCAAAGACTTTATAATTTAATTTCTGCATGGAAAAGTGAAATAAAAGAAATGATGGGCGGAATGGGAATAAATTCAATTGAAGCCCTCAAGGGCAACCGCCTTATGCTAAGAGGAATAGGTTTAAACGAAAAAGAATTAGAAATATTAGGAATAAAACACGCCGGAGAATAA
- a CDS encoding glutamate synthase — MIINAEKLNFKDLNNIIKHSDDKTINITDCIGQRYIASGLSEKNIFIKGTPGNALGSYLNGSNITVLANVQDAVGDTMNEGKIYVHGSSGDAAGYAMRGGKIFIKGNAGYRTGIHMKSYRDKLPVIVIGGSAGSFLGEYQAGGIIIVLGINSDYDPPVGYFCAAGMYGGKIYLRCNNPPKDIPSQINAHIADKNDLREIESYIDEFCVEFNFNKDKIFSHNFYVLTPNAQNQYKQLYIDN; from the coding sequence ATGATTATTAATGCTGAAAAACTCAATTTTAAGGATTTAAACAATATCATAAAGCATTCAGATGACAAGACTATTAATATAACGGACTGTATAGGTCAAAGATACATTGCAAGCGGCTTATCCGAAAAAAATATTTTTATAAAAGGAACTCCGGGAAATGCACTTGGTTCATACTTGAACGGTTCTAATATAACCGTACTTGCAAATGTTCAGGATGCTGTCGGCGACACAATGAACGAAGGTAAAATATATGTTCACGGTTCAAGCGGAGATGCCGCAGGGTATGCCATGAGAGGAGGTAAAATATTTATAAAAGGCAATGCAGGCTACAGAACCGGCATTCATATGAAATCATACCGTGATAAGCTGCCTGTCATTGTAATAGGAGGATCAGCAGGCAGCTTTCTCGGTGAATATCAAGCAGGTGGAATTATTATTGTTCTCGGCATTAATTCCGATTATGACCCTCCGGTTGGATATTTTTGCGCTGCCGGAATGTACGGAGGAAAAATATACTTGAGATGCAATAACCCTCCCAAGGATATTCCATCTCAAATCAACGCACACATTGCAGATAAGAATGACCTTAGAGAAATAGAAAGCTATATCGATGAATTCTGCGTTGAGTTTAATTTTAATAAAGATAAAATTTTTTCTCATAACTTTTATGTGCTTACTCCAAATGCTCAAAATCAATATAAACAGCTTTATATCGACAATTAA
- a CDS encoding glutamine synthetase family protein — protein MKYTMDEVLQFIDDNDVKFVRLSFCDIFGTVKNISILSEELPRAFESGISFDASSIRGFLNVEESDLFLYPDPSTLSILPWRPQQGRVVRFYCNIKYQDGTPFEGDGREILQRAVDVAKKQGYRVEIGPECEFYLFEEDEKGYPTKIPHDNAAYFDLAPLDKGENVRRDISLTLEQMGIHPECSHHEQGPGQNEIDFKYSDAMSAADNLVTFKSVVKTIAHLNGLYASFMPKPLKNYSGSGLHINISLLKNNNNLFDNLFDDGQNIMSDEAESFIAGILNRIREITAFLNPLTNSYSRLGSYSAPRFVTWSYQNRSQLIRIPAADGIYSRMELRSSDPSCNPYYAFSLLIYAGLEGINENMKLKPPSNINLFEAGDETLKNYETIPESLEKAIECAMNSQFIARCIPKRTLGKYIAAKLEECKQHEMAENKDDFEHVTYFYKI, from the coding sequence ATGAAATATACAATGGATGAGGTCTTACAATTTATTGATGACAATGATGTTAAATTTGTTCGATTGTCTTTTTGCGATATATTTGGAACTGTAAAGAATATATCTATATTATCTGAAGAACTGCCGAGAGCATTTGAAAGCGGAATTTCATTTGATGCTTCTTCCATAAGAGGCTTTCTGAATGTGGAGGAATCTGATCTTTTTCTGTATCCAGATCCTTCAACATTGTCTATATTGCCTTGGAGGCCGCAACAGGGAAGAGTAGTCAGGTTTTACTGCAACATAAAATATCAGGACGGAACACCTTTTGAAGGCGACGGAAGAGAAATACTTCAAAGAGCTGTTGATGTTGCGAAGAAACAAGGATATCGTGTAGAAATAGGACCGGAATGTGAATTTTATTTATTTGAAGAAGATGAAAAGGGATACCCCACAAAAATACCTCATGATAATGCGGCATATTTTGATCTTGCTCCTCTTGACAAAGGTGAAAATGTTCGAAGAGACATAAGTCTGACTTTAGAGCAGATGGGAATACACCCTGAATGTTCTCATCACGAGCAGGGCCCTGGACAAAATGAAATTGATTTTAAATACAGCGATGCCATGTCTGCGGCAGACAATCTCGTAACATTCAAATCGGTGGTTAAGACAATAGCGCATCTAAACGGGCTGTACGCATCCTTCATGCCCAAGCCGCTTAAAAATTACAGTGGAAGCGGCCTTCATATTAATATTTCATTGCTTAAAAATAACAATAATTTGTTTGACAATTTATTTGATGATGGACAAAACATTATGTCCGATGAGGCAGAAAGCTTTATAGCCGGTATTTTGAATAGGATAAGAGAAATCACCGCATTTTTGAACCCTCTCACTAATTCCTACAGCCGTTTGGGAAGCTATTCTGCACCGAGATTTGTAACATGGTCATATCAGAACAGGTCACAGCTTATAAGAATACCGGCAGCAGACGGCATATATTCGAGAATGGAACTTCGTTCATCAGATCCCAGCTGCAACCCTTACTATGCATTTTCCCTGCTGATATATGCGGGACTGGAAGGAATCAATGAAAATATGAAACTAAAACCTCCGTCAAACATTAATTTGTTTGAGGCGGGTGACGAAACGCTGAAAAACTATGAAACAATTCCGGAATCTTTGGAGAAAGCAATAGAATGTGCAATGAACAGCCAGTTTATCGCAAGATGTATACCTAAAAGAACTCTCGGGAAATATATTGCTGCAAAATTAGAAGAGTGCAAGCAGCATGAAATGGCAGAAAACAAAGATGATTTCGAGCATGTTACTTATTTTTATAAAATATGA
- the gatB gene encoding Asp-tRNA(Asn)/Glu-tRNA(Gln) amidotransferase subunit GatB, with protein sequence MSWEMVAGLETHVELSTKTKIFCQCTTEFGGEPNTHCCPVCIGLPGTLPKLNKAVVEYAVKAGLATNCKIRKISKMDRKNYVYPDLPKAYQISQYDKPLCEQGFITLSSGKNINITRIHIEEDAGKLVHERGDVYVDYNRGGVPLIEIVSEPDIRSIEEAIEYIEKLRLTMKYIGVSDVKMQEGSLRCDVNISVRKKGDEKFGTRTEIKNMNSLNFISKAMEYEFNRQIDILESGGEIEQETRRYNSDLNITESMRGKEDADDYRYFRDPDLVTISILDEEIQKYKESLPELPGEKLARFIDEMGLSQDDAELLTKYKKVAEYFEKASDNVENKKITANYMLGSIFRRLSTDTEKEECNIPIPPEFLNELVILTEKKKINSSMARNVLEQMLDTGKPAKSFITEKDMEGIDEDALRSICEKAIESNEKAAIQYLDGKEKAIGAIMGYIMRETKGRADAVLAKELVKQIINDKYK encoded by the coding sequence ATGAGTTGGGAAATGGTTGCAGGACTTGAAACTCATGTAGAGCTTTCAACTAAGACAAAAATATTTTGCCAGTGTACAACAGAGTTTGGCGGAGAGCCGAATACCCATTGCTGCCCTGTGTGCATAGGGCTACCGGGGACACTTCCGAAGCTGAACAAGGCAGTAGTTGAATATGCAGTTAAGGCCGGACTAGCCACAAACTGCAAAATAAGAAAAATTTCAAAGATGGACCGCAAGAATTATGTATATCCGGACCTTCCTAAGGCATATCAGATATCCCAGTATGACAAGCCGCTTTGCGAGCAAGGATTCATAACATTGTCATCAGGAAAAAACATCAATATTACCCGTATCCATATAGAGGAGGATGCAGGTAAGCTTGTGCATGAACGTGGAGATGTATACGTCGACTACAACAGAGGAGGAGTTCCGCTGATAGAAATAGTATCGGAGCCTGACATAAGGAGCATTGAAGAAGCGATTGAATATATAGAAAAGCTCAGACTCACAATGAAGTATATAGGTGTGTCGGATGTAAAAATGCAGGAAGGTTCTCTAAGGTGCGATGTAAATATTTCAGTGAGGAAAAAAGGTGATGAAAAATTCGGAACCAGGACTGAAATTAAAAATATGAATTCACTGAACTTTATTTCAAAGGCAATGGAATATGAGTTTAACAGGCAGATTGACATATTGGAAAGCGGAGGAGAAATAGAACAGGAAACAAGGAGATACAACTCCGATTTAAATATTACGGAAAGCATGCGCGGCAAGGAAGATGCTGATGATTACAGATATTTTAGGGACCCGGATTTGGTTACCATATCCATTTTGGATGAAGAAATACAAAAATATAAAGAAAGCCTTCCGGAGCTTCCGGGAGAAAAGCTGGCACGGTTCATTGATGAAATGGGCTTGTCACAGGATGATGCCGAACTGTTAACTAAATATAAAAAAGTAGCTGAATATTTTGAGAAAGCTTCAGATAATGTGGAAAACAAAAAGATAACGGCTAATTATATGTTGGGAAGCATATTCAGGCGTCTTTCAACGGATACCGAGAAGGAAGAATGCAATATTCCTATTCCTCCTGAATTTTTAAACGAGCTTGTTATTTTAACAGAAAAGAAAAAGATAAACTCAAGTATGGCCAGAAATGTATTGGAGCAAATGCTTGATACAGGAAAGCCTGCGAAATCATTTATTACTGAAAAGGATATGGAAGGTATAGATGAGGATGCTCTCAGGAGTATATGCGAAAAAGCTATTGAATCGAACGAAAAAGCGGCGATTCAGTATTTGGATGGCAAAGAAAAAGCCATAGGTGCAATAATGGGATACATTATGAGAGAAACTAAGGGCAGGGCAGATGCTGTTCTGGCCAAAGAACTGGTTAAACAGATAATAAACGACAAATACAAGTAA
- a CDS encoding ANTAR domain-containing response regulator, which yields MDSALIVCGSDKGIQVISKLMNDNAKTQTSSAKSSSEARRLINDSDYDIIVINAPLPDEFGDNLAVTITEISSSGVILIVNNEMVDDISAKVENYGVLIIAKPIIRQVFTQTQKFALASNRRIMGLKSENISLQQKIEEIRIVTRAKCVLIQYLNMTESQAHRYIEKQAMDMRTSRQVIAQNILKTYES from the coding sequence ATGGATAGTGCACTTATTGTATGCGGCTCTGATAAAGGAATCCAAGTCATATCAAAGCTGATGAATGACAATGCAAAAACACAGACATCTTCTGCTAAAAGCAGCTCCGAGGCAAGGCGTTTAATAAATGATTCAGACTATGACATTATTGTTATTAATGCTCCTCTTCCCGATGAATTCGGTGATAATCTTGCAGTCACTATTACTGAAATCAGTTCATCTGGGGTTATATTGATTGTTAACAACGAAATGGTTGATGATATATCGGCAAAGGTTGAAAATTATGGAGTTCTTATCATTGCAAAACCTATTATAAGACAGGTTTTTACGCAGACTCAGAAATTTGCACTGGCATCTAATAGACGAATAATGGGGCTGAAAAGCGAAAATATTTCCTTACAGCAGAAAATAGAAGAAATACGTATTGTGACAAGAGCCAAGTGTGTGCTCATTCAATATTTAAACATGACAGAAAGCCAGGCACACCGGTATATAGAAAAGCAGGCCATGGACATGAGAACATCCAGACAGGTAATAGCCCAAAATATATTAAAAACATATGAATCATGA
- a CDS encoding glutamine synthetase III, with product MSYISEIFGSMVFNDEVMKERLPKEIYKALKETIQNGSSLDLNVANVVANAMKDWAVEKGATHFTHWFQPMTGITAEKHDSFISATSDGKVIMEFSGKELIKGEPDASSFPSGGLRSTFEARGYTAWDPTSFAFIKDSVLCIPTAFCSYGGEVLDKKTPLLRSMEALNVQALRILRLFGDKDTKRIITTVGPEQEYFLIDTELFNKRRDLVYTGRTLFGAKPPKGQELEDHYFGTIRPRVAEYMKDLNEELWKLGILAKTEHNEVAPAQHELAPIFTNTNIACDHNQMTMELMKKIASKHGLTCLLHEKPFAGINGSGKHNNWSVSTNEGINLLEPGNSPRENARFLLFLCSVIKAVDDYQDLLKVSVSTAGNDHRLGGNEAPPAIISIFLGDELTSVLESIEGGVVYDKEYKREMAVGVDAIPVFPMDTTDRNRTSPFAFTGNKFEFRMVGSKLSIAGPNMVLNTIVAEVLSQFADVLEKADDFNEALNILLKNTIKAHKRIIFNGNNYTDEWVEEAKKRGLLNLKSTPESLPYFTSDKNVKLFEKFKILSKKEIYSRTEIVLDEYCKEICIEALTLIDIVKKYIIPAVNLYIKELSDTANSKKVFLIDVDCETEKALVLKLSLLMRSLYNKIELLENKLIDIKNLDNSNECADFTRRHIFAAMQEVRVIVDELETNTAKKYWPFPTYGELLFSV from the coding sequence ATGAGCTATATATCAGAGATTTTTGGAAGTATGGTATTTAATGATGAAGTAATGAAGGAAAGATTACCGAAGGAAATATATAAAGCACTCAAAGAAACAATTCAGAATGGCAGCAGCCTGGACTTAAATGTTGCAAATGTTGTGGCAAACGCAATGAAAGACTGGGCCGTAGAGAAAGGAGCTACCCATTTTACACACTGGTTCCAGCCAATGACAGGAATTACTGCAGAAAAACACGACAGTTTTATTTCCGCAACGTCTGACGGAAAGGTAATAATGGAGTTTTCAGGAAAAGAGCTGATAAAAGGCGAGCCGGATGCATCCAGTTTTCCGTCTGGAGGACTTCGTTCAACATTTGAAGCAAGGGGATATACTGCTTGGGACCCAACTTCATTTGCGTTTATTAAAGATTCGGTGTTATGCATTCCAACAGCATTTTGTTCATATGGAGGGGAAGTTCTTGATAAAAAAACGCCGCTGCTAAGGTCAATGGAAGCATTAAATGTTCAGGCGCTCAGAATACTGAGATTATTCGGAGACAAGGATACAAAGAGAATCATTACAACAGTCGGGCCTGAGCAGGAATATTTTTTAATTGATACGGAATTATTCAACAAAAGAAGAGATTTAGTTTATACAGGAAGGACATTGTTTGGGGCAAAACCGCCAAAAGGGCAGGAATTGGAAGACCACTATTTTGGAACAATAAGACCTAGAGTAGCGGAGTATATGAAGGATTTGAATGAAGAATTGTGGAAGTTGGGGATATTGGCCAAAACAGAGCACAATGAGGTTGCACCTGCGCAGCATGAGCTTGCTCCAATATTTACGAATACAAATATTGCGTGCGACCATAATCAGATGACTATGGAATTAATGAAGAAGATTGCTTCGAAACACGGACTTACATGTCTTTTGCATGAAAAACCCTTTGCCGGCATAAACGGAAGCGGTAAGCACAATAACTGGTCTGTTTCCACAAATGAAGGCATAAATTTGCTTGAGCCGGGAAACTCACCGAGAGAGAATGCAAGGTTTTTACTATTCCTGTGCTCTGTTATCAAAGCAGTAGATGATTATCAGGACTTGCTTAAAGTATCTGTTTCCACTGCCGGAAATGATCACAGGCTTGGCGGAAATGAAGCTCCTCCGGCAATTATATCTATATTTTTAGGAGATGAACTGACTTCAGTGCTCGAATCAATAGAAGGCGGTGTGGTATATGATAAGGAATACAAAAGGGAAATGGCTGTAGGTGTGGATGCGATACCGGTATTTCCTATGGATACCACAGATCGAAACAGAACATCTCCTTTTGCCTTCACAGGGAACAAATTTGAATTTAGAATGGTAGGATCGAAACTTTCTATAGCAGGACCAAATATGGTTTTGAATACTATAGTTGCAGAGGTATTGTCTCAGTTTGCTGATGTTCTTGAAAAGGCGGATGATTTTAATGAAGCGTTAAATATTCTTTTGAAGAATACCATAAAGGCACATAAGAGGATTATATTTAACGGAAACAACTATACGGATGAATGGGTTGAGGAAGCGAAAAAAAGAGGGCTGCTCAATCTGAAATCAACACCTGAAAGCCTGCCGTATTTTACATCAGATAAAAATGTTAAATTGTTTGAGAAATTTAAAATACTATCAAAGAAGGAGATATATTCAAGAACTGAGATAGTGCTTGACGAATATTGTAAGGAAATATGTATTGAGGCTCTTACATTAATAGATATAGTAAAGAAATATATAATACCGGCAGTTAATTTATATATTAAGGAATTGAGCGATACTGCAAACTCTAAAAAAGTATTTTTAATAGATGTAGATTGCGAAACAGAAAAAGCTCTGGTGCTAAAATTATCTTTGCTGATGCGTTCGCTGTACAATAAGATAGAATTGCTTGAAAATAAGCTTATAGATATTAAAAATCTGGATAATTCGAATGAATGCGCAGACTTCACCAGGAGGCACATATTTGCAGCTATGCAGGAAGTGAGAGTGATTGTGGATGAACTTGAGACAAATACTGCAAAAAAATACTGGCCATTCCCAACCTACGGAGAGCTTTTATTCAGCGTTTAA
- a CDS encoding glycoside hydrolase family 18 protein produces the protein MIIHVVKPGDTIYSIAEQYNTTPQQIIAYNELANPNELVVGQTIVILVPDQVHTVQPGDTLENIAQRYGISVINLLQYNPQIMYADDIFPGEQIIISLDQEKRGPIHVIGYAYPNIDRTVLMKTLPYLTYLTLFTYGITPEGNLIDIDDEELIRIARDFGVAPLMLISTLTEEGKFSNELAHRLLNDENIQNNLIENVVNTMKEKGYYGLDIDFEYVLPEDRDKFVAFVQKMTDRLNEEGFTVLTALAPKTSADQPGLLYEAHDYHALGDASNRALLMTYEWGYTYGPAMAVSPVNKVKEVLDYAVTEIPRDKIYMGIPNYGYDFELPYVQGVSKANSISNVQAVELADEVGAPIEYNEVSQAPYFIYYDDQGNQHQVWFEDARSIESKLDIFSDYGFEGVGYWNIMRYFPQNWLVLSSLYDISKLI, from the coding sequence ATGATAATTCATGTAGTAAAGCCAGGTGATACCATATATAGTATTGCAGAACAATACAACACTACGCCTCAACAAATAATTGCTTACAATGAACTTGCCAATCCTAATGAGCTGGTGGTAGGGCAGACAATAGTAATACTCGTTCCTGACCAGGTTCATACGGTGCAGCCGGGAGATACCTTAGAAAATATTGCTCAAAGATATGGCATATCGGTTATAAATTTATTGCAGTACAATCCTCAGATTATGTATGCCGATGATATATTTCCGGGGGAACAGATAATAATAAGTCTTGATCAGGAAAAGAGAGGGCCTATTCATGTCATAGGATATGCATATCCCAACATTGACAGAACAGTTCTTATGAAAACTCTTCCGTATTTAACGTATTTAACGCTTTTCACTTACGGCATAACGCCTGAAGGAAATCTAATAGATATAGATGATGAAGAGCTTATAAGGATAGCGAGAGATTTTGGAGTTGCGCCGCTGATGTTGATTTCAACACTGACAGAAGAAGGAAAATTCAGTAATGAGCTTGCACATAGATTACTAAATGACGAAAATATACAGAACAACCTTATAGAAAATGTAGTAAATACAATGAAGGAAAAAGGATATTACGGGCTTGATATAGATTTTGAATATGTATTGCCGGAAGACAGAGATAAATTCGTTGCATTTGTTCAAAAAATGACTGACAGATTAAATGAGGAAGGATTTACTGTATTGACGGCGCTTGCACCTAAAACTTCAGCTGACCAGCCAGGGTTGTTGTATGAAGCTCATGACTATCATGCCCTTGGTGATGCATCCAACAGAGCTCTGCTTATGACATATGAATGGGGGTACACTTACGGGCCTGCAATGGCGGTTTCACCTGTTAACAAGGTAAAAGAAGTTTTAGATTATGCTGTAACTGAAATACCAAGAGATAAAATTTACATGGGAATTCCTAATTATGGTTATGATTTTGAACTGCCTTATGTTCAGGGAGTTTCAAAAGCGAATTCTATTTCAAACGTACAGGCGGTAGAGCTGGCTGATGAAGTTGGGGCGCCCATAGAATACAATGAAGTATCTCAAGCTCCATACTTTATTTACTACGATGATCAGGGGAACCAGCATCAGGTGTGGTTTGAAGATGCCAGAAGCATAGAATCCAAGCTGGATATTTTTTCGGATTATGGCTTTGAAGGAGTAGGGTACTGGAATATCATGAGATATTTCCCTCAAAATTGGCTTGTGCTAAGCTCATTATATGACATTTCAAAACTAATATAA
- a CDS encoding glutamine amidotransferase family protein yields MKKEGQIRIPSGCAISGIFSKDNRKINGETIIKSISTMHDRSNGLGGGFAGYGIYPQYKELYAFHVFYENIASKKECEDFLENHFDIENLSKIPIRKTSSITDEPLIWRYFLYPRHSKLADSQLDEKEFTARCVIRINSDINGAYVFSSGKNMGVFKAVGFPEDVGYFYRLEEYDGYCWTSHGRYPTNTPGWWGGAHPFALLDFSVVHNGEISSYDTNRRFMEMFGYKCTLLTDTEVITYIIDYLVRNQGLTLTETANVIAAPFWSTIEMKNSNEKAKLKYLRNAFSSLLITGPFSILLGFENGIMALNDRLKLRSMVVAEKNDMFYAASEECAIRIIEQNPDKIWSPAGGEPVIATLKEGASK; encoded by the coding sequence ATGAAAAAAGAAGGCCAGATCAGAATCCCTTCCGGTTGTGCTATATCCGGAATATTCTCTAAAGACAACAGAAAAATTAATGGCGAAACAATTATTAAATCAATTTCTACTATGCATGATCGTTCCAACGGACTTGGAGGCGGATTCGCCGGATACGGAATTTATCCTCAGTACAAGGAACTTTATGCTTTTCATGTCTTTTATGAAAATATAGCATCAAAAAAAGAATGTGAGGACTTTCTCGAAAATCACTTTGATATAGAAAACCTCTCTAAAATACCTATAAGAAAAACTTCTTCCATAACCGATGAACCGCTTATATGGCGGTATTTCTTATATCCAAGGCACTCTAAATTAGCGGACTCTCAGTTGGATGAAAAAGAATTTACCGCACGCTGTGTAATAAGGATTAATTCCGACATTAACGGAGCTTATGTGTTTTCCAGCGGAAAAAACATGGGTGTTTTCAAGGCTGTTGGCTTTCCTGAAGATGTAGGATATTTCTACAGGCTTGAAGAATATGATGGCTACTGCTGGACTTCACACGGCAGATATCCAACAAACACTCCCGGTTGGTGGGGAGGAGCACATCCTTTTGCACTGCTTGATTTTTCTGTTGTTCACAACGGAGAAATTTCATCATACGACACAAACCGAAGGTTTATGGAGATGTTTGGTTATAAATGCACTCTGTTAACCGACACAGAAGTAATCACATATATAATCGACTATCTTGTCAGAAACCAGGGCCTTACGCTAACTGAAACGGCAAATGTTATAGCTGCGCCATTCTGGTCAACAATAGAAATGAAAAACTCGAATGAAAAAGCTAAGCTGAAATATTTGAGAAATGCATTCAGCAGCCTTTTGATTACCGGACCATTTTCAATACTTCTCGGATTTGAAAACGGCATTATGGCGCTTAATGACAGACTCAAACTTCGCTCAATGGTAGTAGCAGAAAAAAATGATATGTTTTATGCAGCCAGCGAAGAATGTGCTATAAGAATCATTGAGCAAAATCCAGATAAAATTTGGTCGCCTGCAGGCGGAGAGCCTGTTATTGCAACGTTAAAGGAAGGTGCATCAAAATGA